Proteins from one Kineosporiaceae bacterium genomic window:
- a CDS encoding bifunctional DNA primase/polymerase: MSRRLAEPHAVLTAALGLAASGWPVFPCVPGMKRPLTRHGLLDATTDTQQIRWWWEHAPTANLAIPTGAATVDVLDIDRRPGGSGYSAITTLAEAGLLEDYIRAVATPSGGMHLYFPGTTQPSGRLPEKFIDFKASGGYVLVPPSVVDGASYADMRIHPRAGRPLDWPALRTLLAPPPPARPVSPQQVRTGTTSVQVLAAWVATLPEGRRNNGTFWAACRAAEEGHTDLRAIVHAAVRAGLPEIEAHRTVASAQRMVARTRHDPPHPPTAVRGRR; this comes from the coding sequence ATGAGTCGCCGCCTGGCCGAGCCGCACGCCGTGCTGACCGCGGCGTTGGGCCTGGCCGCATCGGGGTGGCCGGTGTTCCCGTGTGTGCCGGGGATGAAGCGGCCGTTGACCCGGCACGGCCTGCTGGACGCCACCACCGATACCCAGCAGATCCGGTGGTGGTGGGAACACGCCCCGACCGCGAACCTGGCCATCCCCACCGGCGCCGCCACCGTGGACGTGTTGGACATCGACCGGCGCCCCGGCGGATCGGGGTACTCGGCGATCACCACCCTGGCCGAGGCCGGACTGCTCGAGGACTACATCCGCGCCGTCGCCACCCCCTCCGGGGGCATGCACCTGTACTTCCCCGGCACCACCCAACCCAGCGGCCGACTGCCGGAGAAGTTCATCGACTTCAAGGCCAGCGGCGGCTACGTCCTGGTGCCACCCTCGGTCGTCGACGGCGCCTCCTACGCCGACATGCGCATCCACCCCCGGGCCGGCCGCCCCCTGGACTGGCCCGCCCTCCGCACCCTGCTCGCCCCACCCCCGCCCGCGCGACCCGTTAGCCCGCAACAAGTTCGGACCGGGACGACGTCGGTGCAGGTGCTCGCCGCCTGGGTCGCCACCCTGCCCGAGGGGCGCCGCAACAACGGGACGTTCTGGGCCGCGTGCCGGGCCGCCGAGGAAGGCCACACCGACCTGCGGGCGATCGTGCACGCCGCCGTCCGCGCCGGGCTGCCCGAGATCGAGGCCCACCGCACCGTCGCCTCCGCCCAACGCATGGTCGCCCGCACCCGCCACGACCCACCCCACCCACCGACCGCCGTCCGGGGCCGACGGTGA
- a CDS encoding helix-turn-helix domain-containing protein, translated as MAELVQVSGRPRSTVVGQLRVLTEAGLVARDETKRYRRLPRPVTEEVA; from the coding sequence GTGGCCGAGCTGGTCCAGGTCAGTGGCCGGCCGCGGTCGACGGTGGTGGGGCAGTTGCGGGTGCTGACCGAGGCCGGGCTGGTGGCCCGGGATGAGACCAAGCGGTACCGGCGGCTGCCGCGCCCCGTGACCGAGGAAGTGGCATGA
- a CDS encoding CpaF family protein, with the protein MSATHAAASDVDYALVRALQERVADLMTRHKQTREQQGLAGLAPADERQLAMSHAAEVVARHMQTLLAAGADLPDPGVDRRLVEAIDAAMFGAGALQELLDDPDIENIDINGCDEVWITYADERGKVRGRPVAASDEDLVDVVRTLGAYAGLNARPFTPAHPELDLRLPDGSRLSAVMAASERPLISVRRNRFPQMFLAAVPATARRAGHARSGTAPQTLLDLGTVDEQLAAFLQAAVTARCNIVIAGATDAGKTTLLRALINCIPPHERLITVERALELGVRMHPELHWDVAEMEEVLPSADGGGGLTIGQLVRRTRRQNPSRVIVGEVLGPEVVEMLSAMSQGNDGSLSTLHARDAADVFQRLATYAAQYEGMPFEVTHALMGSALDLIVFVRKNPRLGGRRTVTEVLEVTGSSEGRVTRSRIFTESPDDGRAVRDGEVQIARWRLLADAGYDDARYHQAYDDGAAHRALTGGPR; encoded by the coding sequence GTGAGCGCGACCCACGCGGCGGCGTCCGACGTGGACTACGCCCTGGTGCGGGCGTTGCAGGAGCGGGTCGCGGACCTGATGACCCGGCACAAGCAGACGCGCGAGCAGCAGGGCCTGGCGGGACTGGCACCGGCCGATGAACGGCAGTTGGCGATGAGTCACGCCGCCGAGGTGGTCGCTCGTCACATGCAGACCCTGCTCGCGGCCGGCGCCGACCTGCCCGATCCTGGCGTGGACCGCCGGCTGGTGGAGGCCATCGACGCCGCGATGTTCGGGGCTGGTGCCCTGCAGGAGCTGCTGGATGACCCCGACATCGAGAACATCGACATCAACGGCTGCGACGAGGTGTGGATCACCTATGCCGACGAGCGGGGCAAGGTCCGCGGTCGCCCGGTCGCGGCCAGCGACGAAGACCTGGTGGACGTCGTGCGCACCCTGGGTGCCTACGCCGGCCTGAACGCCCGACCGTTCACCCCCGCTCACCCCGAGCTGGATCTACGCCTGCCCGACGGGTCCCGGTTGTCGGCGGTGATGGCCGCCTCCGAGCGGCCACTGATCTCGGTGCGCCGCAACCGGTTCCCGCAGATGTTCCTCGCCGCCGTGCCCGCGACCGCGCGCCGCGCCGGGCATGCCCGCAGCGGGACGGCGCCGCAGACCCTGCTCGACCTGGGCACCGTCGATGAGCAGTTGGCGGCGTTCCTGCAGGCCGCGGTGACGGCGCGCTGCAACATCGTGATCGCGGGGGCCACGGATGCCGGCAAGACCACGCTGCTGCGCGCACTGATCAACTGCATCCCGCCGCACGAGCGGTTGATCACCGTCGAACGTGCCCTCGAGCTCGGTGTGCGGATGCACCCCGAACTGCACTGGGACGTCGCCGAGATGGAGGAGGTGCTCCCGTCGGCCGACGGCGGCGGGGGCCTGACGATCGGGCAACTGGTGCGCCGCACCCGGCGGCAGAACCCGTCTCGGGTGATCGTGGGGGAGGTGCTCGGCCCCGAGGTCGTCGAGATGCTCTCGGCGATGAGCCAGGGCAACGACGGGTCGTTGTCGACGTTGCACGCCCGGGATGCCGCCGACGTGTTCCAACGGTTGGCGACCTACGCCGCCCAGTACGAGGGCATGCCGTTCGAGGTCACCCACGCTCTGATGGGCTCGGCCCTCGACCTCATCGTCTTCGTCCGCAAGAACCCGCGCCTGGGTGGACGCCGCACCGTCACCGAGGTCCTCGAGGTCACCGGCAGCAGCGAGGGACGCGTCACCCGGTCCCGGATCTTCACCGAGTCACCGGACGACGGCCGCGCCGTCCGCGACGGTGAGGTGCAGATCGCCAGGTGGCGGTTGCTGGCCGATGCCGGCTACGACGACGCCCGCTACCACCAGGCCTATGACGACGGCGCAGCCCACCGCGCCCTCACCGGGGGGCCACGATGA
- a CDS encoding type II secretion system F family protein, with protein sequence MQPGALAAAVTGAGLAVGVVLLVVAVRGTIPDASRPPSRLARWRARAGSAAWTGRIAAAVGIGAATLLVTRWPVAAAGLTALVVWWPRMFGGTRGEQAQIDRLEALVTWTEALRDTVAAHASLEHAIPATTHSAPPLIRPALVRLAGRIRARTPLDVALLSLAAELDDASADLVIAALILNVRRRGDRLGEVLTGLADTAREELDLRRRISAGRAGLRRGVQIVIGLTLGFAVFLFVFGGTYVQPYDTAGGQLALGVVVAMFALGFTWMRHLSASERAPAFLNRPGQGAP encoded by the coding sequence CTGCAGCCGGGAGCGTTGGCTGCCGCGGTGACCGGCGCCGGGCTGGCCGTCGGGGTCGTGCTGTTGGTCGTCGCGGTGCGGGGCACGATCCCCGATGCGTCCCGCCCGCCGTCGCGGCTGGCCCGGTGGCGCGCACGGGCGGGGTCGGCGGCGTGGACCGGCCGGATCGCGGCGGCGGTCGGGATCGGGGCGGCGACCCTGCTGGTCACCCGCTGGCCGGTGGCCGCGGCCGGGTTGACGGCGCTGGTGGTGTGGTGGCCCCGCATGTTCGGCGGTACCCGCGGCGAGCAGGCCCAGATCGACCGGCTCGAGGCGTTGGTGACCTGGACCGAGGCGTTGCGCGACACGGTGGCCGCCCACGCCAGCCTCGAACACGCGATCCCGGCGACCACCCACAGCGCGCCGCCGCTGATCCGGCCCGCCCTGGTGCGCCTCGCCGGCCGGATCCGGGCCCGGACCCCGCTGGACGTCGCGTTGCTGTCGCTGGCGGCCGAACTGGACGACGCCTCCGCCGACCTGGTGATCGCGGCCCTGATCCTCAACGTGCGCCGCCGCGGCGACCGGCTCGGGGAGGTCCTGACCGGCCTGGCCGACACCGCCCGGGAGGAACTGGACCTGCGGCGCCGGATCTCGGCCGGGCGGGCGGGCCTGCGCCGCGGCGTCCAGATCGTGATCGGGTTGACGTTGGGATTCGCGGTGTTCCTGTTCGTCTTCGGTGGCACCTATGTGCAGCCCTACGACACCGCCGGTGGGCAACTCGCGTTGGGTGTGGTGGTGGCGATGTTCGCCCTCGGGTTCACATGGATGAGGCACCTGTCGGCCTCCGAGCGTGCCCCGGCGTTCCTGAACCGGCCCGGGCAGGGGGCACCGTGA
- a CDS encoding pilus assembly protein has protein sequence MSHTGTPPPKQRRGHEDGYSTIEAAFTLPAMILLTMLVVQYALLWHGRHVAQAAALNAVRAARTYQSTAEAGQNAATSYLAHVAPNLLTSPTVTTSRTATTVTVQVHARLLSVVPFADFDVTQTAAGPVERFVS, from the coding sequence ATGAGCCACACCGGGACGCCGCCGCCGAAGCAGCGGCGAGGGCACGAGGACGGGTACTCGACCATCGAGGCCGCGTTCACCCTGCCCGCGATGATCCTGTTGACGATGCTCGTGGTGCAGTACGCCCTGCTCTGGCACGGCCGGCACGTCGCGCAGGCCGCGGCGCTGAACGCCGTCCGCGCCGCCCGGACCTATCAGTCGACCGCCGAGGCCGGCCAGAACGCCGCCACCAGCTACCTCGCCCACGTCGCCCCGAACCTGCTCACCTCCCCCACGGTCACCACCAGCCGGACCGCGACCACCGTCACCGTGCAGGTCCACGCGAGGTTGCTGTCCGTCGTCCCGTTCGCCGACTTCGACGTCACCCAGACCGCGGCCGGTCCCGTCGAACGGTTCGTGTCATGA
- a CDS encoding pilus assembly protein: MTGRPAVEGRRPRGEEGLMVIELAILTPFVIVMLLVVVAFGRVTHARSLVDAAAAAGARAASLTSTPGQADAEGRAAALAALAGAGLTCTGPSVDVDTSAVRPGGHVAVSVRCTADLSALTLTGLGGAMVLTGQAISPVEAHRDLGSAP, encoded by the coding sequence ATGACCGGCCGGCCTGCCGTCGAGGGTCGCCGTCCCCGGGGCGAGGAGGGGCTGATGGTCATCGAGTTGGCCATCCTCACCCCGTTCGTGATCGTGATGCTGCTGGTGGTGGTCGCCTTCGGCCGCGTCACCCACGCCCGGTCGCTGGTGGACGCCGCCGCAGCGGCCGGGGCCCGCGCGGCGTCCCTGACGAGCACGCCGGGGCAGGCCGACGCCGAGGGCCGCGCCGCCGCGCTGGCCGCGCTGGCCGGCGCCGGGTTGACGTGCACCGGGCCGAGCGTGGACGTCGACACCTCCGCCGTGCGCCCCGGCGGACACGTGGCGGTCTCGGTGCGGTGCACTGCCGACCTGTCCGCGCTCACCCTGACCGGCCTCGGCGGGGCGATGGTGTTGACCGGGCAGGCCATCTCACCCGTGGAAGCCCACCGCGACCTGGGCAGTGCGCCGTGA
- a CDS encoding LysM peptidoglycan-binding domain-containing protein, whose protein sequence is MRRPLTVLRALAAVVVLVAVVAGMPVLLATTVGNPWHSWPDLIAGDLSDTVLVAVLAAVAYLAWAQFAVAVIVELVAAALRMRRPVRLVGIFPAQQRLAHTLVAAVFALGPLASTPTLAHTIPDAAPTATVATAPAALPSTRTPHTPTAPTPPSYVITAGGPGTYWDLATVHLGAGERWGEIWDLNRGRRQGDGEVMTDPGMLRVGWTVLLPADAAASPSAGAGAAGVGEVVVEPGDTLSGIAAAHDVADWHRLWAANAGSAQPGGKQLTDPDHIEPGWVINVSATEEKPAGAPTARRPRAVPEANGREPRTAATPPAPPANSAPPTTPTHPAAMPTPTLAASPSSPAAASRSVESAPPAATPGSPAVPTAAGQAQPDAAQPEPAPDEVDGLAALVAAGLGSGFVGGMALLSMVKARRQQRRYRAPGRAAPPTPISAVATERAVRSASTRDITWLDEALRGLCRQLAGDPGGRLPDVMAVCLDAVGVELVLAQPVRQTPGDWQARDGGNRWHLARDAATGFDPEHRGRYPAPYPGLVSVGCTPEGHTWLLDLEHIAALALTGDPQRCTDLARYLAAELSQNPWPELVYLTLAGLDDDLVALSPERIQIAQNPTEITRAVRDATRHVQGVHEVIDSIGLGVLPARLLNVAGDTWFPEILILATDAPQEAGLGELLTTLGQGVRTGQVVVVTGADASRVGREWRLEVTADGHLHVPRLGLHLTAHRLTSTAGRELAALLGTAAALDDAPVPAAHGDRDWEQFADAHGGLRPELVTVTPVAASQNGGTRPDDVPHLGLAGAQATSSVLPSPTPTYVATAATTAAEVVALAPAVPEPVTRRVADADSALDADLAAWHDPTRAVPTVRVLGPVQVEAPGTLPAGKPRRAWNTEVVAYLATRGRALSAEQIAADLWPAASGVAGSGRLRQAISVVRTWLGQDPATGQPYLPPAAPGTDGRGGLYRVQGVLVDADLMARLRLRGTTRGADGITDLQAALDLVTGMPFDRQRPGGYTWLADTPLDSEYTAMIVDVAHLLAIHHLTTGNPGAAHAAASVAAQAAPYDDVPLLDLIAACDALGLAAEAELYVARLLAGHDAQCMDDLPPRTAQLLAARNQPAHGDPRAQTH, encoded by the coding sequence ATGCGCCGACCCCTCACCGTCCTGCGTGCCCTGGCCGCCGTCGTCGTCCTGGTCGCGGTCGTCGCCGGAATGCCCGTGCTCCTGGCCACCACCGTCGGGAACCCCTGGCACAGCTGGCCCGACCTGATCGCCGGAGACCTGTCCGACACCGTGCTCGTCGCCGTCCTGGCCGCTGTTGCCTACCTGGCCTGGGCGCAGTTCGCTGTCGCCGTCATCGTCGAACTGGTCGCCGCCGCCCTGCGGATGCGGCGCCCGGTGCGGCTGGTCGGGATCTTCCCCGCCCAGCAACGCCTGGCCCACACCCTGGTCGCCGCCGTGTTCGCCCTCGGGCCGCTGGCCAGTACCCCGACCCTCGCGCACACCATCCCGGACGCCGCACCCACCGCCACCGTGGCCACCGCCCCCGCGGCCCTGCCGAGTACCCGAACCCCGCACACGCCAACGGCTCCCACGCCACCCAGCTACGTGATCACCGCTGGTGGGCCGGGCACCTACTGGGACCTGGCCACCGTGCACCTGGGCGCCGGGGAACGGTGGGGTGAGATCTGGGACCTCAACCGCGGACGACGCCAGGGCGACGGTGAGGTGATGACCGACCCCGGCATGCTGCGGGTCGGCTGGACCGTCCTGCTCCCCGCGGACGCCGCCGCCTCGCCGTCCGCGGGTGCCGGAGCCGCCGGGGTGGGCGAGGTGGTGGTCGAGCCCGGGGACACCCTGTCGGGGATCGCCGCCGCGCACGACGTCGCGGACTGGCACCGGTTGTGGGCCGCCAACGCCGGGAGCGCTCAACCCGGGGGCAAGCAGCTGACCGACCCCGACCACATCGAACCCGGCTGGGTCATCAACGTGTCGGCGACGGAGGAGAAGCCGGCTGGGGCGCCCACGGCACGGCGTCCCAGGGCCGTACCGGAGGCGAACGGCCGAGAGCCCCGCACCGCAGCGACACCGCCCGCGCCGCCGGCGAACTCCGCTCCGCCCACGACACCGACCCATCCCGCTGCCATGCCCACACCGACCCTCGCTGCGTCGCCGTCGTCGCCGGCCGCGGCGTCCCGGTCGGTGGAGTCAGCGCCGCCCGCTGCCACGCCCGGATCGCCCGCCGTACCCACCGCCGCGGGGCAGGCGCAACCCGATGCCGCGCAACCCGAACCGGCCCCGGACGAGGTGGACGGTCTCGCCGCGCTCGTCGCGGCCGGGCTCGGGTCGGGTTTCGTCGGGGGTATGGCGCTGCTGTCGATGGTCAAGGCCCGCCGCCAGCAACGCCGCTACCGTGCCCCGGGTCGAGCCGCGCCGCCGACGCCGATCAGTGCCGTCGCCACCGAACGTGCGGTGCGTTCGGCCAGCACCCGCGACATCACCTGGCTCGATGAGGCACTGCGGGGGTTGTGCCGTCAACTCGCCGGCGACCCCGGCGGTCGGCTGCCCGACGTGATGGCCGTCTGCCTGGACGCCGTCGGGGTGGAACTGGTTCTGGCGCAACCGGTCCGCCAGACCCCCGGCGACTGGCAGGCGCGCGACGGCGGCAATCGGTGGCACCTGGCCCGCGACGCGGCAACCGGGTTCGACCCCGAACACCGCGGTCGCTATCCCGCGCCGTACCCGGGGCTGGTCTCGGTCGGCTGCACCCCTGAGGGCCACACCTGGCTACTCGACCTGGAACACATCGCGGCCCTGGCCCTGACCGGCGACCCGCAACGCTGCACCGACCTGGCCCGCTACCTGGCCGCCGAACTGTCCCAGAACCCGTGGCCCGAGCTGGTCTACCTCACCCTCGCCGGCCTCGACGACGACCTGGTGGCGTTGAGCCCGGAACGAATCCAGATCGCCCAGAACCCCACCGAGATCACCCGCGCCGTCCGCGACGCCACCCGCCACGTGCAGGGCGTGCACGAGGTGATCGACAGCATCGGCCTGGGAGTGCTGCCCGCCCGGCTGCTCAACGTGGCCGGCGACACCTGGTTCCCCGAAATCCTCATCCTGGCCACAGACGCCCCCCAGGAAGCGGGCCTGGGCGAGCTGCTCACCACCCTCGGGCAGGGCGTGCGTACCGGGCAGGTCGTCGTCGTCACCGGCGCCGACGCCAGCCGTGTCGGTCGCGAATGGCGACTCGAGGTCACCGCCGACGGCCACCTGCACGTGCCCCGCCTCGGCCTGCACCTGACCGCCCACCGCCTGACCAGCACGGCCGGTCGGGAACTCGCGGCCCTGCTGGGCACCGCCGCCGCCCTGGACGACGCCCCCGTCCCGGCCGCGCACGGGGACCGGGACTGGGAGCAGTTCGCCGACGCCCACGGCGGTCTGCGCCCCGAACTGGTCACGGTGACCCCCGTCGCGGCGTCCCAGAACGGCGGCACCCGGCCGGACGACGTCCCACACCTGGGCCTGGCCGGCGCGCAGGCGACGTCCTCGGTCCTGCCCTCACCCACACCCACCTACGTGGCGACCGCCGCGACCACCGCCGCCGAGGTCGTGGCGTTGGCCCCCGCGGTACCCGAACCCGTGACCCGCCGCGTCGCCGACGCCGACTCGGCCCTTGACGCCGACCTCGCCGCCTGGCACGACCCGACCCGGGCCGTGCCGACGGTCCGCGTCCTCGGCCCGGTCCAGGTCGAAGCACCCGGGACGCTACCCGCCGGCAAACCGCGGCGAGCGTGGAACACCGAGGTCGTGGCCTACCTGGCGACCCGGGGCCGCGCCCTGAGCGCCGAACAGATCGCCGCCGACCTGTGGCCCGCAGCCAGTGGCGTGGCCGGGTCGGGTCGGTTGCGGCAGGCCATCTCGGTCGTGCGGACCTGGCTCGGCCAGGACCCCGCCACCGGGCAGCCCTACCTGCCGCCCGCCGCACCCGGCACCGACGGACGCGGCGGCCTGTACCGGGTGCAGGGAGTGCTGGTCGACGCCGACCTGATGGCCCGGCTCCGGTTGCGGGGCACCACCCGCGGCGCCGACGGGATCACTGACCTGCAGGCCGCGCTCGACCTGGTCACCGGAATGCCGTTCGACCGGCAACGCCCCGGCGGCTACACCTGGCTCGCCGACACCCCCCTCGATTCCGAGTACACCGCGATGATCGTGGACGTCGCCCACCTGCTCGCCATCCACCACCTCACCACCGGCAACCCCGGCGCCGCGCACGCCGCCGCGTCGGTGGCGGCGCAGGCCGCGCCATATGACGACGTCCCGCTGCTCGACCTGATCGCTGCCTGCGATGCCCTCGGGCTCGCCGCCGAAGCCGAGCTGTACGTCGCCCGGCTCCTCGCCGGACACGACGCCCAATGCATGGACGACCTGCCACCGCGCACCGCCCAACTCCTCGCCGCCAGGAACCAACCGGCGCACGGCGACCCGAGAGCCCAAACCCACTGA
- a CDS encoding nucleotidyltransferase: MTTHAKQFNDAMGRINPGDDAAHAQQAHTEVSEALKADPKLKDLDISPILIGSYKRQVSIRRVKDVDVFARLKKATASTRPGDIMDHVAVVLEDTFPDRVERQHRSFKVDFPDFDLSVDVVIARPCVKHPEEHWQIPEKIEEDGNARWVETHPDRMTELTTEANKTYLLNADDAKSGAYVRVVKLVRQVRRTWGDDQPGGYYFEVLTWHAFQDLQPEESTLAGYLTVVLRHIADHLPDYESDGPVDPTLDGKTIKSKATPEQVRQAAKRMAEAADLAESALAEDDACRSALQWQELLGMTHNTDDPEHIFAMPEYCTADGRTKADASLTRGSVTVPAGQGRYA, from the coding sequence GTGACCACCCACGCCAAGCAGTTCAACGACGCCATGGGCCGCATCAACCCCGGGGATGACGCCGCCCACGCACAGCAAGCGCACACCGAGGTCAGCGAAGCGCTCAAGGCCGACCCCAAGCTGAAGGATCTGGACATCTCGCCGATCTTGATCGGCTCCTACAAGCGCCAGGTCTCTATCCGCCGGGTCAAGGACGTCGACGTCTTCGCCCGCCTGAAGAAGGCCACCGCCAGCACCCGGCCCGGCGACATCATGGATCACGTGGCGGTGGTGCTGGAGGACACCTTCCCTGATCGGGTTGAGCGTCAGCACCGCTCGTTCAAGGTCGACTTCCCCGACTTCGATCTGTCGGTGGACGTGGTCATCGCCCGCCCGTGCGTGAAGCACCCGGAGGAGCACTGGCAGATTCCGGAGAAGATCGAAGAGGACGGAAACGCGCGCTGGGTGGAGACCCACCCCGACCGGATGACGGAGCTGACCACCGAGGCTAACAAGACCTACCTGCTCAACGCCGACGACGCCAAGAGCGGCGCATACGTCCGGGTGGTCAAACTGGTGCGTCAGGTGCGCCGCACGTGGGGGGACGACCAGCCCGGCGGCTACTACTTCGAGGTCCTCACTTGGCACGCCTTCCAGGATCTCCAGCCGGAGGAGTCAACGCTCGCCGGCTATCTCACTGTTGTCCTTCGCCACATCGCTGATCACCTCCCGGATTACGAGAGCGACGGACCGGTCGACCCCACCCTCGACGGCAAGACGATCAAGAGCAAGGCCACGCCGGAACAGGTCCGGCAGGCAGCTAAGCGGATGGCCGAGGCCGCCGATCTCGCCGAGAGCGCGCTCGCTGAGGACGACGCTTGCCGATCGGCCCTGCAATGGCAGGAGCTGCTCGGGATGACCCACAACACGGACGACCCGGAGCACATCTTCGCCATGCCGGAGTACTGCACGGCGGACGGGCGCACGAAGGCCGATGCCAGCCTC